In Megalobrama amblycephala isolate DHTTF-2021 linkage group LG21, ASM1881202v1, whole genome shotgun sequence, the genomic stretch tgtaagtagcttgcgtattgacgctgcttgtcggttattggctggagcatgtttattatgttaagtggtccaggctgcaccagtttgattttattgcagttttcggagcttgtggcgactacagagaccgcgtttttttacagtgtgttcaggggacaggcagctagcgcatagtgaggagatgtttgcggtatgtgacaaaaaaaaaattgggcctaaaaacgcgccaaatcgcttagagcgcctttaagccttaaagttctgcataattaagggcgtggtcacttgagtgacaggtggattgctgctgctgtctttgagccgtcatgttacctcagcagctcatttcagccgttaaatttggcatctcagccgtatttgtactttttttctctattattttatacaattataaaatatggcttggtGCATAGTCGAGACTGATGTGCGTctgtacatgtgctcgcatgcgaaagataaacagaacacacgttgctGGATCGTCTTGAGATTTACGACAATGACAGTATaaaactctgacagcactgcttggatattaaaactaaaactgctgcactttttttaagatatataggtacgtatacagttttacatcATAAAAGTTGCTCAgattgcataatttcttgaagaacgatgttGTAGAGCGAATCATTCCGaaaaaaatgtgatgcaaacaatggataatatatcaatatttcatggatttaacacTTTCGTGGACAAAAAGTACGGACATTTTACTCAAGTGTCACAGactggattcatctcgcgatcgcTATTTCATTAAAGTCCcgtttgattttccatgttatttgcacaccccacacaaattaattacttgtgttggagcatctatatcttaaaaaacaccatAGATTGACAGGAAACCTTTataactttctaatgatataacttatctttatatgttatctttattaatattttagatagctCATTtgcctgctaacatggtcacgtcgagctaggcgggcgtggtttcagcaaccagtcacatcatgggctccaactacgtcccgcctctttgcccattttcagttatccgggagtgacgtgcggtgacgcgctgctaagatggcagcggcctcatttgcgcttcaaaactgctcttcagaactctatgggtgacgtcacggacactacttccatatttttttacagtctatggtcaaCAGGAAACCActgaaatgactaaaaatgatgtagtatacatgccagaccagtatgtgacgctgtaattctgccacaaagatgcacttaaagcagcgaataagacttggagcatgcgcataaaccttgcgtgCTGTTTACAAACTATAGTAAAGCACAGAAATAAcgctttattttggctcagtagcttctgcagcacgaacacaagcatctagagtctgctattgttgttgttgttgctgttttgtgctgttagcgGCATCTGACTAGGGTTGACatgtggggtgatgacatcatcgtttcagaaaatatacggaGAGGCTGTCCACACGAAAATGCAAAGACGGCGTCGGATCCGTGTGGACGAAATGCCTATCCGATACAAAACTTGTGCATATTCACAAAAacgcgtctccgtgtggacagggcctaagtgcaaatagcattCCTTGCCCACCAATGTATGGtcagttttaaaggtgctctaagtgatgtcacacgtttttaggccaaaacattttttgtcacatacagcaaacatctcctcactatccgctagctgcctgtcccctgaacacactgtaaaaaaacgcggtctctgtagtcgccacaagctccgaaaacggcaacaaaaacaaactggtgcagcctggaccataaaacataataaacatataactgtttcaggaagcactgaggggagggggaggaggaggagggagggtctagctagcctctgttttgtttgacaacactttgaacgtcaacaggaagttactccacccaggatcacttagagcacctttaaaaaagaCGCGTGGAATTCAACGTCTTCAGTGGAGCAGCAATAGcaagcagtgttgccaagtctgcggttttccGTGGAATTGGGCttctttaacactgttgccgctggttgtttttcatgtccatgatttgaagcaaccccaaataatatgatatttagcccctggaatatgaattttaccaggggaaccctgcCAAAAAAGCGGATATTTACCCCCCGGAATGCAATTTTTTATCGATATttatctgtaaaaaaaatcgttaaaaaATCCCCCTCCCCCttgttttgagtagcaattgggtaggttttgttttgaaaacctggcaaccgtGGTAGAGAGTAACGGTAGGTGTCCACAGGCGCGGGGCGGGCGGAGCAGAGCGAGCGTTTTcaattcattcctatggaagtcgAGCTTcacaatcccacaatgcaccttGCGAGTGTGAAGCTCGACTTCCAAAGGAATTAATTGAAAACGCTCGCTCTGCTCCGCCCGCCCCGCGCCTGTGGGCACCTACCGTAAGGTTTGCACACCTGGCTTTTAATGCAATCGACGCGGGCTCGAATCTGCCTTTTGCCGAGCtcgcttttattttcaataaaaatgaaaataatgttctaaaagtggaaataaactgcgaacgagtgtttaataatattgaAAGTGTTTTTGGGTAGGGGGAAGATATAAGCTcacaataaggcagcatccatttaataattttaataaatataatcatttaactctatgatattattgcattaatatagaaaatattgaggtgcaaatagtatctgtcaatataaagtatagatagcatctaagTACTTACTCTTATTACAAAGAACtgcttttacatggtgtaaatagaatctatcactattttcacctatagtgtaaatagcatattgctaagaatgctgctattgtcacttagcgtaatagaatatattgctattttcacttagtgtaaatagcatctagtGTCAATAAGCATCTTAACTCCAAATATGTTATCTGGACCACACTAATTatgttgatttgacaaaagaaaaaatgttgtgtggCATCATTGTAACTCCAACCAACCCTTTtggaagttttatttttaagagcttGACCTTGTTATGAAATAATGAAGCAACTAAATAAAAACCTCTTAAAATAttgtgtacactcacatgtATTCGAGGTACAAGggaagtatttttcattcaatgtataaaatatataaataatgtaaaaaaaagtaaataaatcaaACTTCTTGTGGAAGATGGTTGgctaaaaatgttaaaatacatgGACGCAagtattgcattaaaatatttatcattATATCATAATAAACATTGTATTTGTTACTAGACCACTGGAAAACATTTCTTCAGAATATTTTGCAGTCTAATCAAGTTCTTGAGTTGTTTTTCCCCTTTGAATAATAGTCTTCTGCTGCACTGATGTTTGCCTGGTCAAACTGCactcatcatcaccatcatcatcaccatcataaCAGTTCAGTCGCGCGCTCGCAGGAAACCGCCTCGCCTGTCTCCTTGACACACCCATAGCTATTGTTGGCACAGTCGGCGCGCGACAACCTTGACATTCCCACACGCGCGTTCAGTTGCACGGTGAAATCTTGTTCTACGAGGATGCATCATCGTTATCAGGAAAAAGGAAAGTAAGACTAGCGACTACTGCGGATAAAGGAAGATGCACAAACGCCGAGCGGAGTGCAGGTAAACACACACGCACGGCCATCGCGCATCCCCATACAGATGCCCACAGTACCGCACGCGCAGACACACTCCGCTCATTCACCTGTAATGACAGATCGCAGCTCAAAGCGGTGCATTGTCCCGGGAAAAGGCGAGGAAAGTACGCTTCATGTGAGAGATGACTGAGTGAGTTGCGCGGATGTTGGAGACATGGAGAAACGGGCTCTTGTAACGGCGATCAGCTTGTCCATGAGCCTGCTCGCGCTCATGCTGCTGGTCACGGCGATCTTTACCGACCACTGGTACGAAACCGACACCAGGAGACACAAGGAGAACTGCGACCAGTACGGCTCGGAGTCCAACGACCAGAAGAACAGGGAGATGCCCATATATCACCTGCCTTTGGTGGACAGTGGGAATGCGAAGCGCAACCTGGCTCTCATGAAGCCCATTCATGTAGGGAGTCGAGAGGAGGAACTGTTGGAGAACTGGAGGGCGATTTTGGGCATGGGCATTTTGGAGACGGAGTGCGGACGCCCGCTCTTCTCCACTTACTCCGGACTTTGGAGGAAATGCTACTTCCAGGGAATGGACAGGGATATTGACAACCTCATTTCGAAGGGTAAGACCTGGGTGGAAAGTTCATTATAACGCAGAAAAAATCCAATGTTTGCTTAGTTCTGGTAGATTCTCTTTTTAGTAGGCTATCCTACCAGAACCGAAGGATGTTCATAAAGTTCAGTTCTGTTAGGCTTCTCAAACGTGTATCCTTTCTTTAAGAACCTGACAGTGTAACCTGACAGTGTTTTCTGCATTGAATCTATACGCGAACAAACACGCGCGACTAGTGTTATCCGATTCCCGAACACATGACTCTTATGAGTCGGCTCTTTTTAGTTTACTCAAAACACACAGCGACACTGGTGTAGTTCGATTCTCGAAAAAAATGATTCTAATGAGTCGTCTCTTTTCAGAGTATGAAACAGACAGCGCGACCACAGCAGTCAGATTACCGAACAAATGATTCTAATGAGCTGGTTCGTTTCAGTGAATCAAAAGAGTAGCTATTAATCAATCGTAGAGCTTTTAACACCATATTGTTACTCAAGGATCGTGACACGTCAGTGCAGTCAGCTTCTGACTGGTTGTGCATTTAAAGATGTAGCCTACATTGAATCTTGTGGTGacaatgaataaattaatatttttgattgtttagttaaataaataaataaagaaatatatatatatatatatgtatatatatatatatatatatatatatatatatatatatatatatttttttttttttttttttttttttttaatgaatcgtTAATCGATCGATTCTTTAGCATTTCCATCGTTAGTTCTGGCTGTGTGATAAGTGTGCAGGCTTTGTAATTGtgagtgatgatgatgatggtatGCATGGTGTGTTGCGTCAAAAACATAGGTGAGTATGGATGAATATTTAGCTTATGCATACTCGTTTCCCGGAAGAAATATCGATTTAATCCTTTTTGTTCTGACACTTATCCGAACTTAAGCTTAATGGACTTTTTGCTGACACTAGTGCCTGACATTTTTGTCTCTCTTGACCTGTTTATTTTACTGCAAAGGCACTTTCTGCAAATCAATTTCATGCATGATTGAGCTCAACAGAACAAAACTTTATGAAATTGCCAACCAAGCTAGCTGTTTCCCAAAAGTTTCCTTTGAAAGAGATGAAAGTCTCAAGGTGAAAAAAAGCACAGGAAATGAGTGATGATTCATAGTCAATACAGATTACAGAGATCTGATCATGTCAAGATTAAAAGCGGAAGCCGTGTGCCACCTTGCATTTAAATCAAGCTCAAAGTCACACAGATCACTTGACCTTCAGCACCCAGGGCATTGATTTGTGACACAGCCTATTACCATGAGTCCCCGAATCAGCCCATCAAAGACGAGGCACTCTAAAGAACTTCTCATCAGATCACAATGGAATTAGCTCAGGTTGAGTATGCCATGACAACCGGAAGATCAAaattcttttcatttttgttcatcATTTGTGACTTGATGCTTGCTAGTGATATATGTATCAGTAGGAGTACACTATATTATTAAACAACTTATATTCCATTCCATGGCATACTATATAATTACGACTCTCATATTTACACATCAACAAGTCAAAATGTGTATAGACTTTACATTTATGCAATTGGCAGAAACGTTTATTCAAAGCAAGTTGCATTGCATTCATACAAATTGATCCCAAGACCTTGTCTCTAGcaccattttttaaatattaataggTATATATCTAtatgtaatattaaatatatatatatatatatatacacaccgatcagacataacattatgaccaccttcctaatattatGTTGGCCCCCCTTttggtggtacgtgtcaaagtatcatccacatggatggcaggacccaaggtttcccagaaGAACATTGCCCAGAGCATCACACTACCTCCGttggcttgccttcttcccatagtgcatcctggtgccatgtgtccCCCAGGTAAGCAacacacacgcacccggccatccatgtgatgtaaaagaaatcattcatcagaccaggccagcatgggcaccctgactggtctgtggctatgcagcccccatacgcaacaaactgtgtattctgaaacctttctatcagaaccagcattaacttcttgagcaatctgagctacagtagctcgtctgttggatcggacaacacgggccagccttcgctccccacgtgcatcaatgagccttggccgcccatgaccctgtcgccggttcaccactgttccttccttggaccacttttgatagatactgaccactgcagaccgggaacaccccacaagagctgcagttttggagatgctctgacccagtcgtctagccatcacaatttggccctcgtcaaactcgctcaaatccttacgcttgcccatttttcctgcttctaacacagaaactttgaggacaaaatgttcacttgctgcctaatatatcccacccactaacaggtgctgtgatgaagagatgttattcacttcactttcactttaatggcaattaataggaccttttcattgccattaaagtgaaataactgaacataaacatacaagcttgataaaaaagctcattttagaagaaaatttcagattgCACTTCGTGTAGTCTTCAAATACTAGTTTTAGTATTCATTAAGTACATGGCTGCAACTTAATATCACTGTGAGAAAACGTACAGAGTTGAATTCATTATCATTGAAAACAGAAGTGCACATCTAGCCTTTTTTCGAGGTTTCTCACTGGAGTAAATGTAGTCAATTCAGAAAAGGCACATTGCAATTTCACCCACACATTTTTAAGAAACTGATAGGAACAAGCCACACTGAATTCATTTTTCAGAGTCAATGAAGTGTCATAGCTGACCGTAGACAGTGTCTTTTTACTTAACTATACATCTCAGGCTTGCTGCATGATTACTGCAGTGTCTACTCAGCTCTTAGAATCGTCTCACAACGCCTGCCAAATCTGTGTGGTATGGTGTGAACCCAGGCGGAAATAATGACAGAAGGTCACTCTGTCGGGGAGGCGGGTGTTTCAGCAGTGCTTGGCTCTATACTTGTTCTTGGCTCAGTGCTGGAACGTCCAGGGaaagacaaacaaaacaaatgaagtAGCAGAGATTAGTGCaaacagaaatgcattataacaaaaaaacaacactgcGAGGATTTTAAGATGAAGCAAGAAGGTGTTTTTATGCCAGAAGATTTGAGAGGGATTTCATCGGTAAGACCTTTACAAAGCTGCATTTGAAGGGCAGAATTTGTCCTAAACGAGTGTGTGATCCCTGTGCAGGTATTGCGGAGCGATGCACATCTGTCAAGTACCATTTCTCCCAACCCATCAGACTCAGGAACATCCCCCTCAACCTGACAAGGACCATACAGCAGGACGAGTGGCACCTCTTACGTAAGTCGCCCAAAGCTTCCACACTGCCTTGTGCAGCTCTTAATATGCGTTGAATATTAAGCAGTGCATGCAAGCTGAAGTTAAGTGTGCTTTGCATAGTGAAAACTGTGCAGTGTAAAAATACTGAAGACCAACAGGAACGACGCCTGCTGTGTAAATATTTGCTCTGACAATGTTTTGATTGTGATTTTTCTACTAaattcagttcatttttttgtatcCTGCTTATTGACAATACACAGAAGGACAAGTAAAAATAGATCAAAAATTGTATTTTGGATAGGAAATGAACATGTTATTTGGTATTAGCAAATATAACGGATTATTAACTCAATATAATCAATGCATTTAATTTTCAATGATTGATATTTATggagtgaaaaataaaaatattataaatacttGTGTTAACATTATCTGAAATATGTGCTTCgtacactcttagaaaaaaaggtTCAATGGGGGTTCTGtatatgccaaaaaggttctatataaggagaccctgtgaccctggaccacaaaaccagtcataagttgcatgggtgtatttgtagcaatagccaataATAcgttgtatgggtcaaaattattgatttatatgccaaaaatcattaggatattaagtaaagatattttgtaaatttcctatcgtaaatatatcaaaaatctatttttgtgagtggatatgcattgctaaggacttcatttggacaactttaaagacGATTTTCTTTTTTCACCCTCAGATTCtagatttttaaatagttgtatcatcttgtcctatcctaacaaaccatacatgaATGGAAatcttatttattcagctttcaaatgatgaataaatctcaatttaaaaaaattcacccttTTTGTGGCTGGTTTTGTATTCgcaaatgtcttaaatgattacattatactttcatgcaattctgaaaaaaaaaactttttttccctcagaattggacttcataactcacaattgcgagtttatatctcatagttctgagaatatatgagtcataattgtgagatataaactcgaattgaattgaactcaatttatatagttcatatggagtttatatctcgcaattgtgactttatatctcacaattctgacttcataactcgcaattgcgactttatataaagaaattctgggaaaaaaagtcagaattgcgagataaaaaagttgcaattatatatatatatatattttttaattccgtggcggaaacaagcttccatagttagATATAAAAAGCTGAAGAGAAACATAAAACAATGGCTTTCAAAagtgtattaatttaaatgtacaaGTGTTTCTCTTCTGGAAAAACTGCTCaaaaatatcaacaattcaaccatcaaatgctctctagaatgcTAACAATTAGGAATTGCAATTAAGGGTTCACAATGTGACTTTAACTAAAGGCTACTGGCTAAAAAATCCAATTTCCGGTTTAAATTCTAAGATAGACAGCCATTGGGTTCTATTGTCCATTCTGTAATAAGAATACAGCTGATGTGTTTTGTTCTAATGCGGTTATTGCATGTGCTGTCATGAATATGTAATCACAACCTTTTCTTGCATCTCCATGATATGATTATGTGCCCCACGGTACACAAACTTGGTCAAATGTCATTTTCTGTTGGAAGGAATCTTATTAGCTCTTATGATGTTGTAACTTAGCAAGTCTCGAGGGAGTCTACAAGCCTTAATTACAGCCCTCGTTAAAATGCCTCCTAATTAAGCTTTTCTTCCTCCATGCATGTGTCTCAATCAGATTCTATAATGTGATATACCTCCAAATTAAACTTACTGAATCAATAACTGCAATCAGCAGCTCCAAAACTTTGCATAGAATCAGAAGCGATTATTGAGCCCACACAGCTCAGTGAAAGTTCCTAAAGATAAGGTGTTACCCATAGCTATATAGTGTGAGTTGTTGGATAAGTGGGTGGTAGTCATGGAAACAGTGTGTTTTTCTGTGGTGTTCAGATCTGCGGCGCATCACGGCGGGGTTCTTGGGCATGGCTGCTGCCGTAATGCTGTGTGGAAGCATTGTGGCCGCCGTGGGATTTTTCTGGGAGGAAAGCCTCACCCAGCATGTGTCTGGACTCCTGTTCCTTATGGCAGGTACATAATTCTGCTTATTTGGCCTTATTATCTAACTTTCTCCTCTTTTTTTCTTGGCTACTTGTTACTCGTTTCGCCCAGTCGCACGCTTTCTCGTAGGTGGTTCTCTTTCCTTTCCAAGTTGTTGTCTACCTTGTTCATTCTCCCACGTCTTGTCTATTTATCTCCTTCTGTCTTATATATATGTGAACATGATgagaaatataattatatatatatatatatatatatatatatatatatatatatatatatttattagtagtGGGGATTTTTCAGTGATtctttctgcaggttacatcattgcaccagtaggtggcagcaaattaatttgtaattgAATCATTCTTTCAAATCATTCTTTCAaatgattcgttcaaaaacatggattcattcagaaatgaaacaaGGGTCTGGTTGCGTCCAAAACAGGAATATGGTCTTCTTTTGAATATGTAATTACTTTGTGACACATTCGATGAACACTTTATTATCCCATGAGACCACAGAATAGGATCTATGAATTACGCAACTGACGCTGGAATGCAGTAACAACATGGTGGATGTATTACGTCtgaccctgcgttccattcggaagggctcatccctatgccctaatcccttcaaagggtttaccctccggagtgagagcttcaaagtgatgaagggtgtaggggtcaaaaaaaccctctttttttggaacgcactttaGCGTCATCTTAatgagacaatcaaggaggagtacattgtgcaagctgcgcctttTGTTTAACGTATTTAAAGTATTACGtgtttaaagtatttttgttgaagtacatgAATGTCGTTttgacataataatgtaccaaatctaactcgtataaatattacagtagtatagaaaaatactatacatagattataggtaaaatcgaactccgagcctcctgtacccattctgtgacgacAAACAACTTCACTGTGCAAAGGGTCATGGGgtccgaagtgtccatcagttgtacccttcgaaatccttaaaggattagtccagtttcaaataaaatttaaaataaaataaataaa encodes the following:
- the tmem178a gene encoding transmembrane protein 178A isoform X1, with product MEKRALVTAISLSMSLLALMLLVTAIFTDHWYETDTRRHKENCDQYGSESNDQKNREMPIYHLPLVDSGNAKRNLALMKPIHVGSREEELLENWRAILGMGILETECGRPLFSTYSGLWRKCYFQGMDRDIDNLISKGIAERCTSVKYHFSQPIRLRNIPLNLTRTIQQDEWHLLHLRRITAGFLGMAAAVMLCGSIVAAVGFFWEESLTQHVSGLLFLMAGIFCTISLCTYAASVSYDLSRNPPFIYGLPGDVDHGYGWSIFCAWVSLGLTVASGCICTTYPFLSRTKALRSKTARESSV